One stretch of Armigeres subalbatus isolate Guangzhou_Male chromosome 2, GZ_Asu_2, whole genome shotgun sequence DNA includes these proteins:
- the LOC134217689 gene encoding probable cytochrome P450 6a20, protein MITLLLISAVTLVFLFIKQRFNYWKVRGVPYVHPSFPLGNLGGIGSTKHLSEGMEDLYSKLKGKAQFGGVYFFINPVVLATDLDLIKTILVKDFNFFHDRSIYYNEKDDPLTAHLFTMEGIKWKNMRVKITPTFTSGKMKLMLPIVRDCANELEKCLAKEIEDGREIEMKDILARFTTDVIGNCAFGLECNSLHDPNAEFRVMGRKVFQQQGLGFLKFLLTQQFRTISRALGATILHPEVSKFFLKTVADNVEYREKNKVERNDFIDLMIKLKNGQTLDHENSEQHVEKITMKQVAAQSFVFFFAGFETSSTLMSFCLYELAQNQEIQDKARKDILDTLKKHGSLTYEALHDMKYLENCIYESLRRYPPASNIFRTATQDYNVPETSVTIEKGTSVMIPTLAIHMDPEYYPDPQRFDPDRFNADQVAERHPFAFLPFGEGPRICIGMRFGLMQARVGLATLLKNFRFTVGTKLEHPPKFDPSSAILMIKGGLWLKGSKI, encoded by the exons atgataacaCTACTTCTAATCAGTGCAGTGACGTTAGTTTTCCTGTTTATCAAACAGCGTTTTAACTATTGGAAAGTGCGAGGAGTACCTTATGTGCATCCATCGTTTCCGTTGGGAAACCTAGGGGGGATCGGCTCTACAAAACATTTGTCCGAGGGAATGGAAGATCTGTACAGCAAATTGAAGGGCAAGGCACAGTTCGGTGGAGTTTATTTCTTCATCAACCCGGTGGTTCTTGCCacggatctggacctgatcaAAACCATTCTGGTGAAAGATTTCAATTTCTTCCACGATCGATCCATTTACTACAATGAAAAAGATGATCCGTTAACGGCGCACCTTTTCACCATGGAAGGCATCAAGTGGAAGAATATGCGCGTCAAGATAACGCCCACCTTCACGTCCGGTAAAATGAAACTGATGTTGCCAATCGTTCGTGATTGTGCGAATGAACTGGAGAAGTGTCTGGCGAAGGAAATCGAGGACGGCAGGGAGATCGAAATGAAAGATATTCTCGCTCGATTCACGACAGATGTTATTGGAAACTGCGCTTTCGGATTGGAGTGTAACAGTTTACATGATCCGAATGCCGAGTTTCGTGTGATGGGACGGAAAGTGTTTCAACAGCAAGGGCTTggatttctgaaatttcttctgaCGCAACaattcagaacaatttcacgTGCCTTAGGGGCGACCATCCTACATCCAGAGGTGTCCAAGTTCTTTTTGAAAACAGTTGCTGATAACGTGGAGTACAGAGAGAAGAACAAAGTCGAACGAAACGATTTCATAGATTTAATGATCAAGTTGAAAAATGGACAGACTTTGGATCATGAGAATAGTGAGCAACATGTGGAAAAGATCACAATGAAACAAGTAGCTGCCCAATCGTTCGTTTTCTTTTTTGCTGGATTTGAAACTTCTTCAACGTTGATGTCATTTTGCTTATACGAGCTGGCGCAGAACCAAGAAATTCAGGATAAAGCTCGAAAGGATATTTTGGATACCTTGAAAAAACATGGATCGTTGACGTATGAAGCACTTCACGATATGAAGTACTTGGAGAATTGTATCTACG AATCCCTCCGACGGTATCCGCCAGCGTCAAATATATTCCGAACTGCAACCCAGGACTACAACGTACCAGAGACATCCGTAACCATCGAAAAGGGCACATCGGTCATGATTCCTACGTTGGCTATTCACATGGACCCGGAGTATTACCCGGATCCGCAAAGGTTCGATCCGGATCGGTTTAACGCAGACCAAGTAGCGGAACGGCACCCGTTTGCGTTTCTTCCTTTCGGTGAGGGTCCTCGCATCTGCATCGGGATGCGTTTTGGACTGATGCAAGCCCGGGTAGGACTGGCCACGTTGCTGAAGAACTTTCGGTTCACGGTTGGTACTAAGTTGGAACATCCGCCAAAGTTTGATCCTTCCAGTGCGATTTTAATGATCAAAGGTGGATTATGGTTGAAGggtagcaaaatttga